The Phaeodactylum tricornutum CCAP 1055/1 chromosome 8, whole genome shotgun sequence genome has a window encoding:
- a CDS encoding metacaspase (Caspase-like protease. Conserved catalytic Cys-His diad is identified.), with the protein MGYEQLPQLSSSRWIDVNRPLTIVPKGSGRRRAIVVGINYVGQKGELKACHNDANNVLKYLIEAQGFDPSQILILMDDGKHTEPTRRNIEDAFVRMTQYSQPGDVVWVSFSGHGGRAVDISGDEDDGYDETLIPLDFMKHGQIIDDDILDMFVKPMKKGVNVTGDFRSRDDFPWKVLMDCCHSGTVLDLPYTYSSGDQKMRTEKNFDFGDGKNATNAKKQKEMEKAERKAAGENSDSDDEGDKKKKKKVKEKEEDPNEGLYDQSPIPPPQPRPPTRDLPPPPTPPNQCCRIL; encoded by the exons ATGGGATACGAACAGCTCCCTCAATTGTCATCAAGCCGTTGGATTGACGTGAACCGACCATTGACTATCGTTCCAAAAGGTAGCGGACGCCGACGCGCTATCGTTGTCGGAATCAATTACGTCGGACAGAAAGGAGAGCTCAAAGCTTGTCACAACGATGCCAACAACGTTCTCAAATATCTTATTGAGGCACAAGGTTTCGACCCCTCCCAAATTCTGATCTTGATGGACGACGGGAAACACACGGAGCCTACGCGCCGGAACATTGAAGATGCCTTTGTTCGAATGACACAATACAGTCAACCAGGAGATGTTGTCTGGGTGAGTTTTTCGGGTCACGGAGGACGCGCCGTGGATATCAGTG GCGATGAGGATGATGGATACGACGAAACCCTGATTCCTCTTGATTTCATGAAGCATGGTCAAATTATTGACGACGACATTCTGGATATGTTCGTCAAGCCGATGAAGAAAGGCGTCAACGTCACG GGTGATTTTCGCTCACGGGATGATTTTCCATGGAAGGTCCTTATGGATTGCTGCCACTCCGGAACGGTTCTCGATTTGCCGTACACATATTCATCGGGGGACCAGAAAATGCGGACCGAGAagaattttgattttggcGACGGAAAGAATGCGACCAACgccaaaaaacaaaaagagatgGAAAAGGCCGAGCGCAAGGCGGCCGGAGAAAATTCGGACTCGGACGATGAgggcgacaaaaagaaaaagaaaaaagtcAAGGAGAAGGAAGAGGATCCTAACGAAGGCTTGTACGATCAGTCACCAATCCCCCCACCTCAACCCCGACCGCCGACGAGAGACTTGCCTCCGCCACCCACACCACCCAATCAGTGCTGTAGAATTCTATAG
- a CDS encoding predicted protein, with translation MESSSAASGSYRPEPTSTGRCQYCAHLAFKARKAAVDTFMAGNDMPWDFEVGMYDLVLRLNQMEEETRLHPETARHLADKATRYTARLRTQLSDGELTPVQSLNNCRIRTMAPLEYEEVTLGPLLGAGGFSTVFAVDGFHLKDHSTPDYDSDERAAREFLNKHARRYAGNGGPTIHRSVEGTKSNQTTARYAVKHLRRGLAEEADRFERAAVDLVMEAQLLLALDHPNIISIRGWSRQGPGGYVNGKHTDFFVILDRLPETLEDKIYAWRKKLKRYKAMGKLPWGRKKYIAKTSALLLKRMQAALDIAASLEYMHDRRIINRDVKASNIGFDIHGELKMFDFGLSRLLPAEEERVEGGFVMSRVGTKYYMAPEVCDKQPFDLSADVYSFGVVLWELLTLSTPREVIRKLRRLTNSSYILPICPCWPKALQRLVGLCLADDPSVRPTMAVVRASIEIMLERLGVPRAVGGKARRRSTFRLETTATDSIANAALTVQSFSDYDPSIPTSVQCN, from the exons ATGGAGTCGTCGAGCGCGGCGAGCGGTAGCTACCGACCCGAGCCGACGAGCACTGGTCGATGTCAATACTGTGCACACTTGGCCTTCAAGGCCAGGAAAGCTGCTGTTGATACGTTTATGGCAGGGAACGATATGCCTTGGGATTTTGAGGTCGGAATGTATGACCTTGTTTTACGGCTGAATCAGATGGAAGAAGAGACTAGGTTGCATCCCGAAACGGCACGGCACTTAGCCGACAAAGCAACCCGCTATACGGCAAGACTCCGCACTCAACTATCGGACGGAGAACTGACGCCGGTACAGTCGCTTAACAATTGCCGAATACGAACCATGGCGCCTTTGGAGTACGAAGAGGTAACGTTGGGACCATTATTGGGGGCGGGGGGATTTTCTACTGTCTTTGCGGTGGACGGGTTTCATCTAAAGGACCACTCGACACCTGATTACGACTCGGACGAACGCGCTGCACGGGAATTTTTGAATAAGCACGCACGACGATACGCTGGGAACGGTGGACCGACTATACACCGCTCGGTCGAAGGCACGAAATCCAATCAAACTACCGCGCGCTATGCGGTAAAGCACCTCCGCCGCGGGCTCGCCGAGGAAGCGGATAGGTTCGAACGCGCTGCGGTGGATCTAGTGATGGAAGCCCAGCTGCTGCTGGCGCTCGATCATCCCAACAT AATATCCATACGTGGGTGGTCTCGTCAAGGACCAGGTGGTTACGTGAACGGAAAACATACGGACTTCTTCGTCATTCTGGACCGATTGCCCGAAACATTAGAAGACAAGATTTACGCCTGGAGAAAAAAACTGAAACGGTACAAAGCCATGGGGAAGCTACCGTGGGGACGGAAGAAGTATATCGCCAAGACTAGTGCTCTGTTGTTGAAACGAATGCAGGCGGCGCTTGACATTGCTGCCTCCTTGGAATATATGCACGATCGGCGCATCATCAACCGCGACGTAAAAGCCAGCAACATTGGCTTTGATATCCACGGCGAGCTGAAAATGTTCGATTTTGGCCTTTCTCGTCTACTGCCGGCCGAAGAAGAGCGCGTCGAAGGTGGCTTTGTCATGTCGCGGGTTGGCACAAAGTATTACATGGCTCCCGAAGTATGCGACAAGCAGCCCTTTGACCTGTCGGCGGACGTGTACAGCTTTGGAGTGGTCCTGTGGGAATTGCTGACCTTGTCCACGCCTCGCGAAGTGATTCGGAAGCTCCGACGTCTCACGAACAGCTCGTATATTCTACCGATCTGTCCGTGCTGGCCTAAAGCACTGCAAAGGCTGGTGGGACTGTGTCTTGCGGACGACCCTAGTGTACGCCCGACCATGGCGGTCGTACGAGCGTCAATCGAGATAATGTTGGAACGGCTGGGGGTACCACGTGCTGTAGGGGGAAAAGCACGTCGCCGTTCCACCTTTCGATTGGAGACGACCGCAACTGATAGTATTGCCAACGCCGCTCTCACCGTGCAATCGTTTTCCGATTACGATCCGTCCATTCCAACTTCTGTCCAATGCAATTGA
- a CDS encoding predicted protein: MATRGVFQLTKLRLHYCEVGGSSRAMRTYLGNGKLVSWATAHPHVEIEVQVRNGHHPFVLAEYRSMAATHQISVRNVDRWQDVQDVLYLLSNRSGRKITKITTPVLTDTPSIQGVWTPFLTLKDLPPFAVQIHEP; encoded by the coding sequence ATGGCCACACGCGGAGTCTTCCAATTGACCAAATTGCGTTTGCATTACTGCGAAGTGGGGGGTTCGTCACGAGCGATGCGGACCTACCTCGGCAACGGTAAATTGGTGTCCTGGGCTACGGCCCACCCACACGTGGAAATCGAGGTACAGGTGCGCAACGGACACCATCCCTTCGTGCTGGCGGAGTACCGAAGCATGGCCGCGACGCACCAGATTTCCGTACGGAACGTGGACCGCTGGCAGGACGTGCAGGATGTACTGTACCTTTTGAGTAACCGCAGTGGACGCAAAATTACCAAAATTACGACACCCGTATTGACCGATACACCGTCAATTCAAGGCGTGTGGACACCCTTTTTGACTCTCAAGGATCTTCCGCCGTTTGCGGTGCAAATTCATGAACCGTAA
- a CDS encoding predicted protein produces the protein MSFQDFGRKNRGTGTPSSRPDPQAPASGYHRASTNHSHNALAQTSESLLQYQRHVGILEKIVQSLLARSNHPGGTAYDELELQYKAQLDVMNQWEDKLTRQIAQHRNTTNSSSNNNNNNKTVKSNHAATPPTAPTTTQWTKLQRDHERIQARVAALRDSVARRRPNGPPRRHLTDGESADSPSGHPAAPDYEQQQQLQLEQDRMNADIMREREEEIRNINRGMHQVNEIYKDLAHIVGSQQEQVDNIETQMEESRVNAESGLQQVEKANEKFGNANCVVS, from the exons ATGAGTTTTCAAGATTTCGGTCGGAAGAACCGTGGGACGGGAACTCCATCGTCCCGTCCCGATCCCCAGGCACCCGCTTCGGGCTACCACCGGGCTTCTACGAATCACTCGCACAATGCTCTCGCCCAAACCAGCGAAAGTCTTTTACAATATCAA CGTCACGTGGGCATTCTCGAAAAGATTGTCCAATCCTTACTGGCCCGATCCAATCATCCCGGTGGCACGGCGTACGACGAATTGGAACTGCAGTACAAGGCACAGCTGGACGTCATGAATCAGTGGGAAGACAAGCTTACGCGGCAGATTGCGCAACACCGGAATACgaccaacagcagcagcaacaacaacaacaacaataaaaCTGTCAAGAGCAATCATGCCGCGACACCACCAacggcaccaacaacaacgcaGTGGACGAAGTTGCAACGGGATCACGAACGCATCCAAGCCCGCGTGGCGGCACTACGGGACAGCGTCGCGCGCCGGCGGCCAAACGGCCCTCCGCGTCGGCATCTCACCGACGGCGAGTCGGCGGATTCTCCGTCGGGCCATCCCGCCGCACCCGACTacgaacagcaacaacaactcCAACTCGAACAAGAT CGCATGAATGCCGACATTATGCGGGAGCGGGAAGAAGAAATACGGAATATCAACCGCGGTATGCACCAAGTGAACGAAATTTACAAGGATCTCGCCCACATTGTCGGTTCCCAGCAGGAGCAGGTGGACAATATCGAAACGCAAATGGAGGAATCCCGGGTCAACGCCGAGTCGGGGTTGCAGCAAGTGGAAAAGGCCAACGAGAAATTTGGCAACGCCAATTGTGTAGTCTCGTAA
- a CDS encoding predicted protein, with product ILVVGGPGSGKGLLSKRLEKECHVVHLSSGELLRSEVAQDTALGRQVRDIMDRGELVSSAIMVALMKKRMRDHPGKRVLLDGFPRSLENAHDLVTLCGRPELALHLECDDTILLERILQRGADSAPEERRADDNFQTALQRLRTYHAFHNSTIHWLREQHVPVVNLDCSGTAESVWQQL from the coding sequence ATACTCGTCGTCGGAGGCCCCGGATCCGGCAAAGGTTTGCTCAGTAAGCGCCTGGAAAAGGAATGCCACGTCGTCCATCTATCCTCCGGGGAACTCTTGCGTTCCGAAGTAGCACAGGATACCGCGCTCGGTCGACAAGTCCGGGATATTATGGACCGCGGCGAACTCGTCTCCTCCGCAATTATGGTCGCCCTCATGAAGAAACGCATGCGCGATCATCCCGGGAAACGCGTTCTACTGGACGGCTTTCCCCGTTCGCTGGAAAACGCCCACGATCTCGTCACGCTCTGCGGCAGACCCGAACTCGCTCTGCACTTGGAATGCGACGATACCATACTGCTCGAACGCATACTCCAACGCGGCGCCGATAGCGCCCCGGAAGAACGGCGCGCCGACGACAACTTTCAAACCGCACTCCAACGACTACGGACTTACCACGCCTTTCACAATTCCACCATACACTGGTTGAGGGAACAACACGTACCCGTCGTCAATTTGGATTGCTCCGGTACCGCCGAGTCGGTATGGCAACAACTA
- a CDS encoding predicted protein, with the protein VANAWGSVRIVTFTEGTGRGPCLNFGARHADGQILAFLHSDTRLPEAWDARILATLAGDGASGVRTNACAFGFGIDTYPPGIRAVETTANLRCRLWSLPYGDQCLCLPTNVFHYLGGFPHQCIMEDYELAGLLRQRAALLPRWNVAREALRIIPGSPALCSPRRWQSYGVLYVTWMNSKLVHLYAGGVSPDEIYQRYYGQSLPSASA; encoded by the exons GTGGCTAATGCGTGGGGAAGCGTTCGGATTGTCACATTCACGGAAGGAACTGGCCGAGGTCCTTGTCTCAACTTTGGCGCTCGGCACGCTGACGGTCAGATTCTAGCCTTTTTACATTCCGATACCCGTCTCCCGGAAGCGTGGGATGCACGGATATTGGCTACCTTGGCCGGGGATGGCGCTAGTGGGGTACGGACCAATGCTTGCGCCTTTGGCTTTGGCATTGACAC GTACCCACCGGGAATCCGCGCGGTCGAGACGACGGCGAATCTTCGCTGCAGACTGTGGTCGTTGCCGTACGGCGACCAATGTTTGTGTTTGCCCACCAATGTGTTTCACTACTTGGGCGGCTTTCCCCACCAATGCATTATGGAAGACTACGAGTTGGCGGGTCTCTTACGCCAGCGCGCGGCACTGCTTCCCCGTTGGAACGTGGCGCGGGAAGCTTTACGCATCATCCCCGGCTCACCCGCATTGTGTTCTCCGCGACGCTGGCAAAGCTACGGAGTGTTGTACGTGACTTGGATGAATTCCAAGCTCGTCCATTTGTACGCGGGCGGTGTATCTCCGGACGAGATTTACCAACGTTACTACGGACAATCACTACCTTCCGCCTCAGCATAA